In Musa acuminata AAA Group cultivar baxijiao chromosome BXJ2-8, Cavendish_Baxijiao_AAA, whole genome shotgun sequence, one genomic interval encodes:
- the LOC103994880 gene encoding probable calcium-binding protein CML18: MAKSQISSSSSTPSRSSSVGLHRMDELEKVFARFDADGDGRISASELAAVLRALGSDPSPDEIRDMIAEMDADRDGFVDLQEFAAFHRCGVGRGGAEAELKDAFRMYDLDSDGLISVDELLRVMRSLGEKCTLEDCARMIRSVDSDGDGSVSFEEFKTMMTGGCGGLGSSGRKPAAA; this comes from the coding sequence ATGGCGAAATCACAGATCTCGTCGTCGTCTTCCACGCCCTCGCGCTCGTCTTCCGTCGGGTTGCACCGGATGGACGAGCTCGAAAAGGTCTTCGCCCGCTTCGATGCCGACGGCGATGGCAGAATCTCCGCCTCCGAGCTCGCCGCCGTCCTCCGAGCCCTCGGATCCGACCCCTCTCCTGATGAGATCCGCGACATGATCGCCGAGATGGACGCCGACCGCGATGGCTTCGTTGATCTCCAGGAGTTCGCCGCCTTCCACCGCTGCGGCGTTGGCCGCGGTGGCGCGGAGGCGGAGCTTAAGGACGCGTTCCGGATGTATGATCTCGACAGCGACGGGCTGATCTCGGTGGACGAGCTCCTCCGGGTCATGAGGAGCCTGGGGGAGAAGTGCACCCTGGAGGACTGTGCGCGGATGATCAGGTCGGTCGACTCGGACGGCGACGGCAGCGTCAGCTTCGAGGAGTTCAAAACTATGATGACCGGCGGTTGTGGTGGTCTCGGTAGCAGCGGGAGGAAGCCGGCCGCAGCATAA